One part of the Musa acuminata AAA Group cultivar baxijiao chromosome BXJ1-5, Cavendish_Baxijiao_AAA, whole genome shotgun sequence genome encodes these proteins:
- the LOC135673128 gene encoding uncharacterized protein LOC135673128, with amino-acid sequence MGKPEEVLVEVPDLVDAGGGIRWACPTRSLVVLALSVCVLLPVIFWLPPFRTRRSVFVPDDPDSLRAEIQASFILQKPISQLAADAARLEYDIFEEIGIPNTKVSIISMQPLSPENSTYVVFGFLHNPKNASISLQALSILRSTLIELVLQQTNISLTSSIFGRPSAFELSKFPGGITVIPLPSTSIWDRAQVLFVFKLNNTIEQILENIDRLMSELKFGLNLRSYENVYVKLMNADGSTVAPPVTVEASVLSDVGSGTLLPDRMKQLAQVITGPDANNLGLNNSVFGKVRQVQLSSYLKPSILSLAPGPSPPPSPSPSNDVLYPVPPASSNPTLSPFAPAPSNDQHQQPPCLYCQISPSESPMAYPPAPKNGIQPHSWSVNAPGPSQRKIDPFPNHYPCPSLAPNNGQSVHLLPPLSSNHLPGLASPPSHEAMGSTPKGNPEHSPLSSAASYAPSPVQDVGNGGRLSPSPVPSLIPLTLLSKAATSMPWEMKLTGFLGFMVFQLICGP; translated from the exons ATGGGGAAGCCGGAGGAAGTCCTCGTCGAGGTGCCCGATCTAGTGGACGCCGGCGGCGGGATACGCTGGGCGTGCCCTACTAGAAGCCTCGTCGTGTTGGCCCTCAGCGTTTGCGTGCTGCTCCCCGTCATCTTTTGGCTCCCACCCTTCCGCACGCGTCGATCCGTATTCGTCCCCGATGACCCCGACAGCCTTCGTG CTGAAATCCAGGCAAGCTTCATTTTGCAAAAACCAATTTCACAACTTGCTGCTGATGCTGCAAGATTGGAGTATGACATTTTTGAGGAAATTGGAATTCCAAATACCAAG GTTTCAATTATTTCCATGCAACCATTGTCTCCAGAAAACTCTACGTATGTGGTATTTGGCTTTCTTCATAACCCCAAAAATGCTTCAATAAGTTTACAAGCCCTAAGTATTTTAAGGTCGACTCTGATAGAGCTGGTCCTTCAGCAAACTAATATATCTTTGACATCATCAATTTTTGGGCGCCCATCTGCTTTTGAGCTTTCGAAGTTTCCTGGAGGGATCACTGTTATACCATTGCCATCGACTTCTATTTGGGACAGAGCACAAGTCCTATTTGTCTTCAAATTAAATAACACCATTGAACAGATTCTGGAGAATATTGACCGCCTGATGAGTGAACTTAAGTTTGGACTGAATTTGAGGTCTTATGAG AATGTATATGTGAAGCTGATGAATGCAGATGGTTccacggtggcaccaccagttacTGTCGAGGCTTCTGTTTTGTCAGATGTTGGAAGTGGTACTCTTTTACCAGATAGAATGAAACAACTAGCTCAGGTCATCACAGGGCCTGATGCAAACAATCTTGGACTTAACAATTCTGTTTTTGGAAAAGTAAGGCAAGTGCAGTTGTCATCATACCTTAAACCCTCAATTTTGTCGCTGGCCCCtggtccatctcctcctccttctccatcTCCATCTAATGATGTTCTTTACCCTGTACCTCCTGCTTCCTCTAACCCTACTCTCTCTCCTTTTGCTCCTGCTCCATCAAATGATCAACATCAACAGCCTCCATGTTTATATTGTCAAATTTCTCCATCAGAAAGTCCAATGGCATATCCACCTGCCCCCAAAAATGGCATTCAGCCGCATTCTTGGTCTGTGAATGCACCTGGACCTTCACAAAGAAAGATTGATCCTTTTCCTAACCATTATCCTTGTCCCTCTCTGGCACCAAATAATGGTCAATCAGTCCATCTTTTACCACCACTTTCTTCCAATCATTTGCCAGGTTTGGCCAGTCCTCCAAGTCATGAAGCAATGGGGTCAACTCCCAAAGGGAACCCAGAGCACTCACCATTGTCATCTGCAGCTAGCTATGCTCCCAGTCCAGTGCAAGATGTTGGAAATGGTGGCAGATTGTCACCATCACCTGTGCCATCACTTATTCCACTTACTTTGTTAT CAAAAGCTGCAACCTCCATGCCCTGGGAGATGAAGCTGACTGGATTTCTGGGATTCATGGTGTTCCAACTTATATGCGGGCCATGA